The Verrucomicrobiota bacterium DNA segment TGTGGCGGCGCGCCGATTAGCATCATTCGGCAATACATCGAACAGCAACAGACGCCCGATTAAGCACGAACCCGGAAACGCCGTTTCAGGAGCGGCGCTATCCTTCCCCGCCATCAATGGCGGGGCTTGCCGCGCGTTCTGGTCAAAAGCTCAAGAGGAAGCCTTACGCCTCGCCCGATAAAGCGCGGATCACCAGTGATTCGCCCGGACCGGTCCACGGCTCCGCAAGGGCGGCAGGGCTTTAAAGATCATTGCAGGGACCCGTGGTCTGAAACAGGCGGAGCCATGAGCGGTTGACGAGGTAGGTCAGTTTCAACGGAACGAATTCCACTTCGGGTACCAGGGGCCGTTTACTGCTTTTAACAATGCTCCATGAAAGTGCGGTGACGGATGCGTAGGTAATGGTGTCCATGGTCTTTTGTGACGTGCCTTCAGGGATTGGTTTCAACCATACGACGGACGGGACGCCGGTATCTGGACCGTGACCTCAAATCTTTTCCGTTCGCGGCAGGTCACGCACGCAACGTTGGGCTTCGGACGGTCGGGATGGCGGCGGGTTGCGCTGTGCATGGAAAAACCATCGGCCCATCTGCTGCCGAACCGTTGACATGAGAAAAACTGTAGCTGCCGCGTTAGGCGTAGCCATAACCCTTTGCAGCCAACCCGCTCCCGCCGCGGATGATCCGAACTCCCTTCCCGAGCGCCTTAAAGAAGCTGCACGCGAGGCAGGTGATGCCCTGCGCCGGGGCGCCAATGCGGTCGCAGAAGGGGCGACCCAGGCCTGGGACAAGAGCCAGGCATACCTGTCCGACGACCCCGCCACGTATCGGGCAGGCGCGGCCAACACCCTCCAGGAACTCGGCGGTGAAGTCGCCCAACTCCGGCAGCAGTCGGCCGCGGTGGCTCCGGACCGCGCGTATCTGCAAACGCTGCTGGCCGCCCTCGAGCAAATGCGCCAGTACGCCGTCCAGCAACTGGCGGCGCTAAGCCCGGAGGCCATCCATGCAGGTCGTGAAGGCAGTCGCCGGAGCTTGGACAATACGATGCACTACCTCGAAAGCCACGTCGACCTGGCGCGCTCTGAGTTGCGGGACCTTGTCGGGACACCCACGCGCCGGTGAGTGGCGGGTGGCGGGTGCGGAGCCGGTGGCCGGGGGTGATCTCCGGGTAACAAAAACCGCCCGGGACGTGACGGAGCCGGTGTATACTTGGGATAAGCCGGTACGTATTCTCGTTTTCCGCTTTCGGATCATCCCCGGAACCCAGCGCTCGACGTGTGTCCGGAAGGATTCGGCTTCGGCCAGGAGTTCTGCCGCCTCGGTTTCATACCATTTCGATGGCCATCGAGGTAAATTTTTGTCGTCCTTCCCAGGTACCCTGCCAGGGTTAAACCTATTAAACCGTATAAACGGCCTAGGCCCGACGGGCCGGCAGAACATAGCCCGGGGTTTACCCTGGGAAGGCGTTTCCCTCCCCCGACCGGGCCCTGAAGGGGCGGCAGAAGGTGTTGCCGGTGGGTTCTGCCGCCTTTTCAGGGCTCGATCGTGATTTTACGGTTACCCAGGGTAAACCCTGGGCTAAGTTCCCTTGGCCCTTCAGGCCATCAAACCGTCTGCCGGCCCGCCGGGCCTAAAACCGATTCAACCATCTACCGAGCATCCTCCGGCGCCGGCAATCTGGAGTAGTGGTGCGCCAGACGAGCCTGTTACCGGCGCAGCATCATTCGGGTGCGAGCCAGGCAAAGGCCGGATTGACCGAAGCAATCCAGCGCTCGACGTATGTTCGGAACGATTCGGCTTCGGCCAGAAGTTCTGCCGCCTCGGTCTCAGTCGCGACAAACGCAGCATCGTAGTCAATGACGTTGCGCTTACGCCGGCTCGCCTCGAAATAATCCAGGAAACGGTCCGAGCCGGGGCCGAGCGCCAGACGGGCGGCCTCAAAATGCAATCGATGATGACCGGGAACCGCGGCGACCCGGTACCCTGAACAGGCGATGGCCATTTTAGCGATCTGGAGAGCCGCATTGTAGGCGGTGGCGAAGCGCCGGTCGGCGGATAAGGCCGGCAGGGCGGCATCCGCCAGATCCCGGTCGATCAGCGCGCGCAGGCCATCCAGTTCCTGCTTGCCGGTCGTGTGCGGGTGGACCCTACGTTGCGCCAGCAACTGTCGCCAACTCATGTGCAGAACCTTTCAGCATCACCCGTTCACCTTTCAGGAGGGAGGTTAGAAAATGGTCCCCGTGGCGAACTTTCCGGTAAAATTCGTCTTCGGAATAGCGCGTGACGTTAATCTCACGGCCGAATCGCCGTTCCAAGCGCTTGAGCACGGGGACTAACTCCGCAGTGGTGACCGAGCCGACCACCATCACGTCGACGTCGCTGTGCGCTCCTTCCCCACCCCGGGCCACCGATCCGTAAAGGAAGGCCCAGGTGATGCCGTGGTCAAAAGCTTTCAGCTCACCCTGCAGGGCCGGAACCAGCCCCGCGGTCTTGGCGAACAAGCTTTCCAAGTCAGCAAACGCGGGTGAGGCCGTATTGGCTCTATAATAAATCCGGCGTCCATCCTGCCTGCGCTCCAGGAGGCCGCTGCGGGTAAGGGATTCAAGTTCCCGCTGCAAGCTGGAAGGCGAGGTATCCAGGTGGGCCGCCAGTTCGGTCAGGTACCACCATTTATCGGGCTGAAGCAGGGTGGCTGCGAGGATGCGCCGGCGGCCGGCGGGAAAAAGCGCATTGAGAAGCGGGGAGGTACGCATTTTGCGTAGATTGTTACGCATTTATCGTAGATCGTCAATTCCCGCTTCAGGCCGGCGCCGTGCGGGGCCGGTCCTGCCGGCGCGAAACGGCTGCGTCCGCCGGGAGGGTTGCGTCCTCCCCCTGCGCCACCCCGGTCAGGACGACTCATAGCCTCCCGGCATTCACGGGGACGACCCGTGTAAAGAATTTGTCACAGAGATAAATCTTGTCTTTGCTCGCGGCAGCGGCTGAAAGTCGGGCTCAGCCTTAACCAATGCGCGATTCCGTCCCGCTGCAGATGCACCGGCGATGCCGGGGCGTTAGGGCCGGACTCCAGGGACGCGCTTCAACCGAACAACGAGAGAGTGAAGATAACATTATCCACCCGAAAGGGCCTTGCCGTGGCTGGGTTCCTAACCGCGTTGGCGGTCAGCCCCACGTTTGCGACCGATCAAGCCCTGCTTGATGCTTTGGTCCGCAAAGGCGTGTTAACCGACAAAGAAGCCCAGCAAATCGAGGCGGAGGTTTCCAAGGAACCTGCGACGCCTGCTCCTGACCTCGGGAGCAAGATCAAGCTGGGCGATTGGGTCAAGGAGCTCAAGATCTACGGCGACATCCGGCTACGTGGCCAGTACGATGTCGAGCAGCCGCAGATTCCCTCCGCCCCGCGCCAGACTGACTATCCCAACGAGTTCCAACGCTGGCGCTGGCGTTTCCGCCTGCGGCTCAACGCCGACGTGCAACTCGCCGGCGGCTGGTTTGCCGGGTTCGGCCTGCAGACGAATAATGCGTCCGATTCAGCCAATCAGACCTTTACCCAAGGATTCGACAACTACAACATCTACATCAACAAAGCCTTCATCGGTTACAGCCCGGTTGACGGCATCACGGCGATCGCCGGCAAGCAGGCCAACCCCTTCTACACCACCGACCTGTTCTGGGACCCGGACATTTTCCCGCAAGGGCTGGTCGAGCGGATAGACTTCCACAAGCTCTTTAACCTGAGTTTCGGTGAGCCGGATTACAGTAAGGAGGGCAAAGCCCCGGTGGCTCCGCCGCCTGAGGGACCCCGGAACGCGCTTGAGTTGTCGCTGATTGCCGGGCAGTTCATCTTCTACGACAATAACGAGTTCAACGAGGTTACGGCGGCAACCGGCAACATCAAAAACGACGCGTACGAGTTCGAGACTCAGTTGCTGACGCGGCTGAAACTGGGCAACGGCTTCAGCGTCACGCTGGCGCCCGCCGTGTTCATCACGAATGACGCCGAAGTCGGTTCGGCCGGCAACCCGGCCATCGCGCTCAACAACACCCTGGCGTTCAACGGCACCCAGCGCGACGAACTCATCCTGCTGGCGCCTGGTGATATCAGCTTCAAGATCGGCAAGCTGCCGGTAAAGCTGTACTGGGACTTTGCCTATAACACGAACGGCAACGACCGCTGGAACAGCGTGTACGGGCCGCTGTTCAGCGCCGTGACGTACAACGCCGCGCGTACCGCCGTGACCGGTTTCCCGGCAGCCAACCGGTGGAGTCCTTCGTTCTCGGATAACCTCGCATGGCTGATCGGGATCCAGTTCGGCCAGAACAAGAAGCAAGGTGACTGGTCGATCTTCGGCAACTTCCGCCAGATCGGTCTGACGTCGATCGATCCGAACATCAACGACTCGGATTTCGCGCTAAGCAACCTGAACATGCAAGGGTTCAAGTTCGGCC contains these protein-coding regions:
- a CDS encoding nucleotidyltransferase domain-containing protein; translation: MRNNLRKMRTSPLLNALFPAGRRRILAATLLQPDKWWYLTELAAHLDTSPSSLQRELESLTRSGLLERRQDGRRIYYRANTASPAFADLESLFAKTAGLVPALQGELKAFDHGITWAFLYGSVARGGEGAHSDVDVMVVGSVTTAELVPVLKRLERRFGREINVTRYSEDEFYRKVRHGDHFLTSLLKGERVMLKGSAHELATVAGAT
- a CDS encoding putative porin; translated protein: MAGFLTALAVSPTFATDQALLDALVRKGVLTDKEAQQIEAEVSKEPATPAPDLGSKIKLGDWVKELKIYGDIRLRGQYDVEQPQIPSAPRQTDYPNEFQRWRWRFRLRLNADVQLAGGWFAGFGLQTNNASDSANQTFTQGFDNYNIYINKAFIGYSPVDGITAIAGKQANPFYTTDLFWDPDIFPQGLVERIDFHKLFNLSFGEPDYSKEGKAPVAPPPEGPRNALELSLIAGQFIFYDNNEFNEVTAATGNIKNDAYEFETQLLTRLKLGNGFSVTLAPAVFITNDAEVGSAGNPAIALNNTLAFNGTQRDELILLAPGDISFKIGKLPVKLYWDFAYNTNGNDRWNSVYGPLFSAVTYNAARTAVTGFPAANRWSPSFSDNLAWLIGIQFGQNKKQGDWSIFGNFRQIGLTSIDPNINDSDFALSNLNMQGFKFGLAYNLTDYAVFAVTGYITWNLTENLYGGAANTPSNLRAGIAQDTTADTVQVDLNVQF